The DNA sequence GGCCGCGATGATCGTGGCCACATGGAAGTGCTCGTGGTAGCCGACCCATCGGGCGTTGCGCCCCGGCCATTTGAAGCCGTAGATGAGAGCACCCAGGCTGTAGATGATCCCTCCGGTCAGCAGCAACCAGACCACGATGTGGCCCGCCCCGTCCCATAATTGAGGGATCAGGGGCACGATCAACCATCCGAGGGCCAGGTAGACCACCACGGCGAGCCACCTCGGGTGGTCTATCCACACCATGTTGAGGATCACCGAGAGCACCGCCCCCACCCACGCTGCCACCAGCATCCAGGTCGCCAGATCCACCGGCAGCACGAGCATGCACAGGGGTGTGTAGGTGGCGGCGATGAACACGGCGATCGTGGAGTGGTCAGCCCGCCTCCACCAGGCGACGGTCTGCATCCTTCGCCACTGACCGCGGTGGTAGGCCGCTGAGACCGCGAACAGACCAAACATGCACAGTGCGTAGACGGTGACCCCGAGGGCATCCCACCACGCCAGGGTCATCCAGGCGTAGGTGGAGAGCACCGATCCGGACACCACGCTGAGAAAAGCGGCGATCTGGTGGAATAAACCACGTGTCCTCGGGCGCGGGCCACGGTCCAGGACATATCTAGTCAGTTCCAGAATGGGTTCATCAGAGACGTCCTGCTCATGTGACTTCCGAATACCTTCTATGGAAGGGTCAGCGTCCATGTAGTCTCTGGGTTCATCACCAGGGTATATGTGTGCCGACATCGTCTTCCTCTCTGCGCCAAGACCATCCTGGACCGGGGGGGATCTTCCCACTAGATACAGCTAACCGGGCTTCACACTAAACGGTGAAGCCCGGTTATCTGTGAGTCAGACGCGATATTACTCGACGACAGAGTTAGCGCCGACAGCGTGTCCGAAAGCATCAGGCAGGGTGTTGGTCCATGCTTCCTTGAGTTCGGAGACAGACACCTCCACTGCCACATCTGCACCACGCACAGCAATGACTCCGGAGTCATTGGTGCTACCCAGCCTGGTCACTGGGATGCCGAGTTCCTCAGCACGCTTGACCAGCTCTGCACCCTTGGCGGTTGCCACCACGATGCGGGAAGCCGATTCGGAGAACAGTGCGGTGAACAGATCCGCGTGCACGTCTGCCACATCCAAATCCAGGCCCTTGCCGGCGTGGATTGCCAGCTCAGCCAGGGTCTGGCCGAGGCCGCCCTCAGAGAGGTCATGGGATGCGGAGACCAGATCATCGGCTGCGGCTGGGACCAGAAGCTCACCCAGGCGCTGCTCATTGGCCAGGTCGATCTGAGGTGGCATGCCGTTTAGTCCGGCGCCGGACACCTGCTGCCAGATGGAGCCGCCGAACTCATCGAAGGTCTCACCCAGCAGGTACAGTTCCTGGTCCTCGGAAGGCAGGACATTACCGATGGTTTTCTCCACGTTGTCCAGCACACCGAGGACACCAACCACAGGGGTCGGCAGGATCGGGGTCTCGCCGGTCTGGTTGTAGAAGGAGACATTGCCGCCGGAGACAGGGATGGCCAGCTGCTTGGCACCATCAGCAAGTCCGTGGACTGCTTCCTTGAACTGCCACATCACGCCGGCGTTCTCTGGGGAGCCGAAGTTGAGGCAGTTGGTCACGGCCACTGGGCGGGCGCCGGTGGAAACCACGTTGCGGTAGGCCTCAGCCAGTGCAAGGCGGGCGCCGGTACGTGGCTCGAGGTAGGTGTAGCGACCGGAGGCATCAGCGGAGATGGACACACCGCGGTTGGTCTCTTCGTCGATACGCAAAACGCCAGCATTGGCGTTCTTCGCCTGAACGGTGTTGCCGCGGACATAGCGGTCATACTGCTCGGTGATGAAGGCACGGGAAGCCAGTGCCGGGGAGGACACGAGCTTGACCCAGGCGTTTTTGATGTCATCAGCAGCGGTGGGGCGCTCAAGATCGCCGAGGTTCTGCACCTCATCCTGGTGTGCAGGACGCTCGACAGGGCGGTTGTAGACAGGGCCCTCGTCGATGGTGGATGCGGGGGCATCGAGAACAACTTCACCCTTGTGGACCACCAGGTAGCGGTCCTTCTCGTCGGTGACTTCGCCGATTTCTGCGCAGGTGACATCCCACTTGGCGCAGATTTCCTTGAACTTGTCCACATTCTCCGGAGTGACCACAGCGCACATGCGCTCCTGGGACTCAGAGGCGAGGATCTCAGCTGCGGTCATCTTCTCAGCACGCAGTGGTACGGCGTCGAGGTTGACGCGCATGCCGCCATCGCCGGCTGCTGCCAGCTCAGAGGTGGCGCAGGCCAGTCCGCCACCACCGAGATCCTGGATGCCCACGACCACGCCAGCCTGGTAGAGCTCGAGGCAGCACTCGATGAGTACCTTCTCAGCGAAGGGGTCGCCGACCTGGACGGCGGGAAGCTTGCGCTCCTCGCCTTCCTCGAAGTTGGCGGAACCGAGGACGGAGACACCACCGATGCCATCCAGTCCGGTGCGGGAACCAAAGAGCATGACCTTGTTGCCGGTGCCGGAGGCAAACGCCAGCTTCAGGTCATCCACCTTGAGGGTGCCCACGGCCAGGGCGTTGACCAGTGGGTTTCCTGCGTAGGAGTCATCGAAGACGGTCTCGCCGCCGATATTGGGCAGGCCGAGGCAGTTGCCGTAGTGGGAGATGCCACTGACAACACCGGGGAGAACACGCTGGGTGTCCGGGTTGTCAATGCCGCCAAAGCGGAGCTGATCCATCACGGCGATGGGACGTGCGCCCATGGCCATGATGTCGCGGACGATGCCACCGATACCGGTTGCGGCGCCCTGGTGTGGTTCCACGAA is a window from the Corynebacterium faecale genome containing:
- the trhA gene encoding PAQR family membrane homeostasis protein TrhA, yielding MSAHIYPGDEPRDYMDADPSIEGIRKSHEQDVSDEPILELTRYVLDRGPRPRTRGLFHQIAAFLSVVSGSVLSTYAWMTLAWWDALGVTVYALCMFGLFAVSAAYHRGQWRRMQTVAWWRRADHSTIAVFIAATYTPLCMLVLPVDLATWMLVAAWVGAVLSVILNMVWIDHPRWLAVVVYLALGWLIVPLIPQLWDGAGHIVVWLLLTGGIIYSLGALIYGFKWPGRNARWVGYHEHFHVATIIAATVHLVAVWMVVVN
- the purL gene encoding phosphoribosylformylglycinamidine synthase subunit PurL, with protein sequence MSTIFNDTVEAAAENPDLEQPYAELGLKDDEYARIKEILGRRPTDAELTVYSVMWSEHCSYKSSKVHLRYFGETTTPEMAEKILAGIGENAGVVDIGDGNAVTFRVESHNSPSFVEPHQGAATGIGGIVRDIMAMGARPIAVMDQLRFGGIDNPDTQRVLPGVVSGISHYGNCLGLPNIGGETVFDDSYAGNPLVNALAVGTLKVDDLKLAFASGTGNKVMLFGSRTGLDGIGGVSVLGSANFEEGEERKLPAVQVGDPFAEKVLIECCLELYQAGVVVGIQDLGGGGLACATSELAAAGDGGMRVNLDAVPLRAEKMTAAEILASESQERMCAVVTPENVDKFKEICAKWDVTCAEIGEVTDEKDRYLVVHKGEVVLDAPASTIDEGPVYNRPVERPAHQDEVQNLGDLERPTAADDIKNAWVKLVSSPALASRAFITEQYDRYVRGNTVQAKNANAGVLRIDEETNRGVSISADASGRYTYLEPRTGARLALAEAYRNVVSTGARPVAVTNCLNFGSPENAGVMWQFKEAVHGLADGAKQLAIPVSGGNVSFYNQTGETPILPTPVVGVLGVLDNVEKTIGNVLPSEDQELYLLGETFDEFGGSIWQQVSGAGLNGMPPQIDLANEQRLGELLVPAAADDLVSASHDLSEGGLGQTLAELAIHAGKGLDLDVADVHADLFTALFSESASRIVVATAKGAELVKRAEELGIPVTRLGSTNDSGVIAVRGADVAVEVSVSELKEAWTNTLPDAFGHAVGANSVVE